The Pyrenophora tritici-repentis strain M4 chromosome 2, whole genome shotgun sequence genome window below encodes:
- a CDS encoding ProP, Permease major facilitator superfamily: MAGGGAGPTGFDAALQRRQALMGASGPRALVKNGKVFLIALFACLGGVLYGYNQGMFSGILAMPSFGKQTDGYIDNPTQKGWLTAILELGAWFGAVMSGFVAESMSRKYGILIATAVFIVGVVVQISAISGGHEEILAGRFITGVGVGGLSVIVPMYNSECAPPEVRGALVALQQLAITFGIMISFWINYGTNYIGGTTLETQSNAAWLVPICLQLLPAFILIIGMIWMPFSPRWLVHHGREEEARSNLASLRNLPIDHELIELEFLEIKAQSMFEKRSIAEAFPHLREQTAWNIFKLQFVAIGSLFKTKAMFKRVVVATVSMFFQQWTGINAILYYAPQIFKQIGLTGNTTSLLATGVVGIVMFIATIPAVLYIDRLGRKPVLAVGAIGMAFSHFVIAVILAKNIDNFENHRAAGWAAVVMVWLFVIHFGYSWGPCAWILIAEIWPLSTRPYGTALGGSSNWMNNFIIGQITPELLENITYGTYILFGLVTTLGAAFIWFFVPETKRLTLEEMDTIFGSEGVAAKDKERMDEINREIGLAGLAMGDAESGNGSAEVQVVGGEKV, from the exons ATGGCTGGAGGTGGCGCTGGTCCGACCGGCTTCGATGCTGCACTTCAGAGACGTCAGGCCCTCATGGGCGCGAGTGGCCCTAGGGCCCTTGTGAAGAATGGAAAGGTCTTTCTCATCGCCTTGTTCGCCTGTCTTGGTGGTGTGCTCTACGGATACAACCAGGGCATGTTCAGCGGAATTTTGGCTATGCCCTCGTTCGGAAAAC AAACCGATGGGTACATTGATAATCCAACGCAAAAGGGATGGTTGACTGCGATCTTGGAACTCGGAGCTTGGTTTGGAGCCGTCATGTCGGGATTCGTGGCAGAGAGCATGTCACGAAAGTACGGCATCTTGATTGCGACCGCCGTTTTTATTGTTGGTGTCGTGGTACAAATCAGTGCTATTTCAGGTGGTCATGAAGAGATTCTCGCTGGCCGATTCATTAC TGGTGTTGGCGTCGGTGGTCTCTCCGTCATTGTGCCCATGTACAACAGCGAATGCGCGCCTCC TGAAGTTCGTGGCGCACTCGTAGCTCTTCAACAACTTGCCATTACGTTCGGTATCATGATAAGTTTCTGGATCAACTACGGAACTAACTACATTGGCGGTACAACACTCGAAACGCAGTCAAACGCCGCCTGGCTCGTTCCCATTTGTCTGCAGTTGCTTCCAGCTTTCATCCTCATCATCGGCATGATTTGGATGCCCTTCTCCCCCCGCTGGCTCGTCCACCACGGCCgcgaagaagaagctcgCAGTAACCTCGCCTCCCTGCGCAATCTACCTATTGACCACGAGCTCATTGAGTTGGAATTCCTGGAAATCAAAGCACAATCCATGTTCGAGAAGCGCAGTATCGCTGAAGCATTTCCCCATCTACGTGAGCAGACGGCGTGGAATATCTTCAAATTGCAATTTGTGGCGATTGGATCGTTGTTCAAGACAAAGGCCATGTTCAAGAGGGTGGTTGTTGCTACGGTGTCTATGTTTTTCCAGCAGTGGACGGGTATCAATGCA ATCCTATACTACGCACCTCAAATTTTCAAGCAAATCGGGCTTACAGGAAACACGACATCCCTCCTCGCCACGGGTGTTGTAGGAATCGTGATGTTCATTGCAACAA TCCCTGCAGTCCTCTACATCGACCGCCTAGGCCGTAAACCCGTCCTCGCCGTCGGTGCAATCGGCATGGCATTCTCCCACTTCGTCATCGCCGTCATCCTCGCAAAGAACATTGATAACTTTGAAAATCACCGTGCTGCAGGTTGGGCGGCCGTGGTCATGGTTTGGTTGTTTGTGATTCATTTTGGATATTCTTGGGGTCCTTGTGCTTGGATTTTGATTGCTG AAATCTGGCCCCTATCAACTCGCCCCTATGGTACTGCTCTTGGCGGCTCCTCCAACTGGATGAACAACTTCATCATCGGTCAAATCACCCCCGAACTCCTCGAAAACATCACTTACGGTACCTACATCCTTTTCGGACTGGTCACCACGCTCGGAGCCGCGTTTATCTGGTTCTTCGTCCCGGAAACGAAGAGGCTGACGCTCGAGGAGATGGACACGATTTTCGGATCTGAGGGCGTTGCCGCCAAGGATAAGGAGAGGATGGATGAGATTAACAGGGAGATTGGACTGGCGGGGCTGGCAATGGGAGATGCGGAGAGTGGCAATGGGAGTGCAGAGGTTCAGGTTGTGGGAGGTGAGAAGGTTTAG